The following are from one region of the Cervus canadensis isolate Bull #8, Minnesota chromosome 21, ASM1932006v1, whole genome shotgun sequence genome:
- the KCNA6 gene encoding potassium voltage-gated channel subfamily A member 6 — translation MRSEKSLTLAAPGEVRGPEGEQQDAGDFPEAGGGGGGCCSSERLVINISGLRFETQLRTLSLFPDTLLGDPGRRVRFFDPLRNEYFFDRNRPSFDAILYYYQSGGRLRRPVNVPLDIFLEEIRFYQLGDEALAAFREDEGCLPEGGVDEKPLPSQPFQRQVWLLFEYPESSGPARGIAIVSVLVILISIVIFCLETLPQFRADGRGGSNGGGVSPVSRGSQEEEEDEGDSYTFHPGIAPGGMVAGGSSSLSTLGGSFFTDPFFLVETLCIVWFTFELLVRFSACPSKAAFFRNIMNIIDLVAIFPYFITLGTELVQQQEQQPASGGGGQNGQQAMSLAILRVIRLVRVFRIFKLSRHSKGLQILGKTLQASMRELGLLIFFLFIGVILFSSAVYFAEADDDDSLFPSIPDAFWWAVVTMTTVGYGDMYPMTVGGKIVGSLCAIAGVLTIALPVPVIVSNFNYFYHRETEQEEQGQYTHVTCGQPAPDLKAADSGLGKPEFSEATRERRPSYLPTPHRGYAEKRMLTEV, via the coding sequence ATGCGATCGGAGAAATCCCTGACGCTGGCGGCGCCGGGGGAGGTCCGCGGGCCGGAGGGCGAGCAACAGGATGCGGGAGACTTCCCGGAGgccggcggcggtggcggcggctgcTGTAGTAGCGAGCGGCTGGTCATCAACATCTCGGGGCTGCGCTTCGAGACGCAGCTGCGCACCCTGTCGCTGTTCCCGGACACGCTCCTGGGGGACCCCGGCCGCCGCGTCCGCTTCTTCGACCCGCTGAGGAACGAGTACTTCTTCGACCGCAACCGGCCCAGCTTCGACGCCATCCTCTACTACTACCAGTCGGGGGGCCGGCTGCGCCGGCCGGTCAACGTGCCGCTGGACATCTTCCTGGAGGAGATCCGCTTCTACCAGCTGGGGGACGAGGCCCTGGCTGCCTTCCGCGAGGACGAGGGCTGCCTGCCCGAGGGTGGCGTGGACGAGAAGCCGCTGCCCTCCCAGCCCTTCCAGCGCCAGGTGTGGCTGCTCTTCGAGTACCCGGAGAGCTCGGGGCCCGCCCGGGGCATCGCCATCGTCTCAGTCCTGGTCATCCTCATCTCCATCGTCATCTTCTGCTTGGAAACGCTGCCCCAGTTCCGTGCAGACGGTCGAGGTGGAAGCAACGGTGGCGGTGTCTCCCCAGTGTCCAGGGGCagtcaggaggaagaggaggatgaagGTGACTCCTATACCTTCCATCCTGGCATCGCCCCCGGGGGAATGGTGGCAGGGGGCTCATCCTCATTAAGTACTCTCGGGGGCTCCTTCTTCACGGACCCCTTCTTTCTGGTGGAGACGCTGTGCATCGTCTGGTTCACCTTCGAGCTACTGGTACGTTTCTCTGCCTGCCCCAGCAAGGCAGCCTTCTTCCGGAACATCATGAACATCATCGACCTGGTGGCCATCTTCCCCTACTTCATCACCCTGGGCACCGAGCTGgtgcagcagcaggagcagcagccgGCCAGTGGCGGGGGCGGCCAGAACGGGCAGCAGGCCATGTCCCTGGCCATCCTCAGAGTGATCCGCCTGGTCCGCGTGTTCCGCATCTTCAAGCTGTCCCGCCACTCCAAGGGGCTGCAGATCCTGGGCAAGACGCTGCAGGCCTCCATGCGGGAGCTGGGCCTgctcatcttcttcctcttcatcggggtcatcctcttctccagcgCCGTCTACTTCGCGGAGGCCGATGACGATGATTCGCTCTTTCCCAGTATCCCGGATGCCTTCTGGTGGGCGGTGGTCACCATGACCACCGTAGGATATGGGGACATGTACCCCATGACGGTGGGGGGCAAGATCGTGGGCTCACTGTGTGCCATCGCCGGGGTTCTCACCATCGCCCTGCCCGTGCCCGTCATCGTCTCCAACTTCAACTACTTCTACCACCGAGAGACGGAGCAGGAGGAGCAAGGCCAGTATACCCACGTCACTTGTGGGCAGCCTGCCCCGGACCTGAAGGCAGCCGACAGTGGACTTGGCAAGCCTGAATTCTCGGAGGCCACTCGGGAGCGGAGACCCAGCTACCTTCCCACTCCACATCGAGGGTATGCAGAGAAAAGGATGCTCACTGAGGTTTGA